Proteins encoded in a region of the Haloglomus salinum genome:
- a CDS encoding aconitate hydratase encodes MGQTLTEKILSDHLVDGELETGEEIGIEIDQVLTQDTTGTLVWLQFEALDLDEVQTEIAAQYCDHQTYQFDFKNTDDHRFLRSAAGTFGAHFSRPGNGICHNVHKENFAAPGKTMLGSDSHTPTPGGLGELAIGAGGLDVAVAMGGGPYYIEMPEVVNVRLEGELPEWSTAKDVALEMLRRLTVKGGVGKIFEYTGPGVENLTVPERTTITNLGTELGATTSIFPTDEETKDYLERQGRGDEFVDIGPDEDAEYDDEIVVDMSEIEPLIAEPSMPDKVVPVREAAGTSVDQVIIGSCTNGGYEDILPTAKMLEGREIDKKTEMIVAPGSKQASEILARQGWTAELMAAGVNFSEATCGACIGIGHVPASDSVSVRTFNRNFEGRSGIEDDSVFLSSPEVAAAAALKGEIVDPRDLADELGDLEAPGVELPDKYDGSKADLIAPDEAVDDGLVKGPNIGDVPLKDELDSELSGPNLLHMEDNITTDHIIPATQDILMYRSNVPKLSEFTLSRVDDTFAQRALDSDGGFLVAGENYGQGSSREHAALCPMYLGIEGVFAQSFARIHKANLFNFGLIPLTIDEETYEQLEQGDDLEILDDVAEGVRGGKEEFSVSVNDGEWEFTAHLDASEREREILADGGKLSHTKKMAEDGDSGATPADD; translated from the coding sequence ATGGGACAGACGCTTACCGAGAAGATCCTCTCCGACCACCTCGTGGACGGGGAGCTCGAGACCGGCGAGGAGATCGGGATCGAGATCGACCAGGTGCTCACACAGGACACGACCGGGACCCTCGTCTGGCTGCAGTTCGAGGCGCTGGACCTCGACGAGGTCCAGACGGAGATCGCGGCCCAGTACTGCGACCACCAGACCTACCAGTTCGACTTCAAGAACACGGACGACCACCGCTTCCTCCGCAGTGCGGCGGGCACGTTCGGCGCGCACTTCTCGCGGCCGGGCAACGGTATCTGCCACAACGTCCACAAGGAGAACTTCGCGGCGCCCGGCAAGACGATGCTCGGCTCCGACAGCCACACGCCGACGCCCGGTGGCCTCGGCGAACTCGCCATCGGTGCCGGTGGCCTGGACGTCGCCGTCGCCATGGGTGGCGGCCCGTACTACATCGAGATGCCGGAGGTCGTGAACGTCCGGCTCGAGGGCGAGCTCCCCGAGTGGAGCACCGCCAAGGACGTGGCCCTCGAGATGCTGCGCCGCCTCACCGTCAAGGGCGGCGTCGGCAAGATCTTCGAGTACACCGGCCCCGGTGTCGAGAACCTCACCGTCCCCGAGCGGACGACCATCACCAACCTCGGCACGGAGCTCGGCGCGACGACCTCCATCTTCCCGACCGACGAGGAGACGAAGGACTACCTGGAGCGCCAGGGTCGCGGTGACGAGTTCGTCGACATCGGCCCCGACGAGGACGCCGAGTACGACGACGAGATCGTCGTCGACATGTCCGAGATCGAGCCGCTCATCGCCGAGCCCTCGATGCCGGACAAGGTCGTCCCGGTCCGTGAGGCCGCTGGCACGTCCGTCGACCAGGTCATCATCGGCTCCTGTACGAACGGTGGCTACGAGGACATCCTCCCGACGGCGAAGATGCTGGAGGGTCGCGAGATCGACAAGAAGACCGAGATGATCGTCGCGCCCGGCTCCAAGCAGGCCTCCGAGATCCTCGCCCGCCAGGGCTGGACCGCGGAGCTGATGGCCGCCGGCGTCAACTTCTCCGAGGCGACGTGTGGTGCCTGTATCGGCATCGGCCACGTCCCCGCGTCGGATTCGGTCTCCGTACGGACGTTCAACCGCAACTTCGAGGGCCGCTCCGGCATCGAGGACGACTCCGTCTTCCTCTCCTCGCCGGAGGTCGCGGCCGCGGCCGCCCTCAAGGGCGAGATCGTCGACCCGCGTGACCTCGCCGACGAACTCGGCGACCTGGAGGCGCCGGGCGTCGAGCTCCCCGACAAGTACGACGGCTCGAAGGCCGACCTCATCGCGCCCGACGAGGCCGTCGACGACGGCCTCGTCAAGGGCCCGAACATCGGCGACGTCCCGCTGAAGGACGAGCTGGACTCGGAGCTGTCCGGTCCGAACCTCCTCCACATGGAGGACAACATCACGACCGACCACATCATCCCGGCCACGCAGGACATCCTGATGTACCGGTCGAACGTCCCGAAGCTCTCGGAGTTCACGCTCTCGCGCGTCGACGACACGTTCGCACAGCGTGCCCTCGACAGCGACGGCGGCTTCCTCGTCGCCGGCGAGAACTACGGCCAGGGCTCCTCGCGTGAGCACGCCGCCCTCTGCCCGATGTATCTGGGCATCGAGGGCGTCTTCGCACAGAGCTTCGCCCGCATCCACAAGGCGAACCTGTTCAACTTCGGTCTCATCCCGCTCACCATCGACGAGGAGACCTACGAGCAGCTCGAGCAGGGTGACGACCTGGAGATCCTCGACGACGTCGCGGAAGGCGTCCGCGGCGGCAAGGAGGAGTTCAGCGTCAGCGTCAACGACGGCGAGTGGGAGTTCACCGCCCACCTCGACGCCTCCGAGCGCGAGCGCGAGATCCTCGCCGACGGTGGCAAGCTCTCGCACACGAAGAAGATGGCCGAGGACGGCGACTCCGGCGCGACGCCCGCCGACGACTGA